A genomic window from Streptomyces mirabilis includes:
- a CDS encoding MFS transporter, which produces MSGTTTAAARRRREAGAGANRWVVLVVLCVSLLLVALDATVLHVAVPAVTADLKPGAIELLWIVDVYPLVCAALLILFGTLGDRVGRRRVLLLGYGLFGVASGIAALADNAQVLIGARALLGVGGAMIMPATLSILRQVFPDRRERALAIGIWSAVAAVGAAVGPLLGGFLLEHFWWGSVFLVNIPLMLISLPIGRLLLPESYGDRDGPWDVVGALMAAAGLFGLVLGVKRLGAGEGPLGPFTLAPLLVGGALMFAFVRRQRRRAHPLVDLRMFSRPAFSTSVCCIVLAMLALVGLELIAAQYLQLVLGLSPLQTGLRLLPLTFAAMAAGLAGARLLRRFGPRAMVCFGFCLTAVAVVTLTAMGGNDNTGLLLFGFVLLGFGLETTLFGAYESMLSEAPPAQAGGAAAIGETSYQLGAGIGIALLGSVMNAAYTPGLSSVPGVSPGDSAAAGHSLGEAYDVAARLGGVRGAALRHAARDSFVHGLHVTLLVSAGLLLVGAGMALRLPRVMECGVPAAGSAEIPAPRGVAESRVSA; this is translated from the coding sequence ATGTCCGGGACGACCACGGCCGCCGCGCGTCGCCGTCGGGAGGCCGGGGCCGGTGCCAACCGCTGGGTCGTCCTCGTGGTGCTGTGCGTCAGCCTGCTCCTCGTGGCCCTCGATGCCACCGTGCTGCACGTCGCGGTGCCCGCCGTCACCGCGGACCTCAAGCCCGGCGCGATAGAACTGCTCTGGATCGTCGACGTCTATCCGCTCGTCTGCGCCGCGCTGCTGATCCTCTTCGGCACGCTGGGTGACCGGGTGGGTCGCAGACGTGTACTCCTCCTCGGATACGGACTCTTCGGCGTCGCCTCCGGGATCGCGGCGCTAGCCGACAACGCCCAGGTCCTCATCGGCGCGCGCGCCCTGCTCGGCGTCGGCGGCGCGATGATCATGCCCGCGACCCTGTCGATCCTGCGCCAGGTTTTTCCCGACCGGCGGGAGCGGGCGCTCGCGATCGGCATCTGGAGCGCGGTCGCCGCGGTGGGCGCGGCGGTCGGGCCGCTGCTCGGCGGGTTCCTCCTCGAACACTTCTGGTGGGGATCGGTCTTCCTCGTCAACATCCCGCTGATGCTGATCAGCCTGCCGATCGGACGGCTGCTGCTGCCCGAGTCCTACGGCGACCGCGACGGTCCCTGGGACGTGGTGGGGGCCCTGATGGCCGCCGCCGGACTCTTCGGGCTCGTGCTCGGAGTCAAGCGGCTCGGCGCCGGTGAAGGGCCGCTCGGTCCGTTCACGCTGGCGCCGCTGCTCGTGGGCGGCGCGCTGATGTTCGCCTTCGTACGGCGCCAGCGACGGCGTGCGCATCCGCTGGTGGACCTGCGGATGTTCTCGCGGCCCGCGTTCAGTACGTCCGTGTGCTGCATCGTCCTCGCCATGCTCGCGCTGGTCGGGCTCGAGCTGATCGCCGCGCAGTACCTGCAACTGGTCCTCGGGCTCTCGCCCCTGCAGACCGGGCTGCGACTGCTGCCGCTCACCTTCGCGGCGATGGCCGCGGGGCTCGCGGGGGCGCGGCTGCTGCGGCGGTTCGGGCCACGCGCGATGGTCTGTTTCGGGTTCTGTCTCACGGCGGTGGCCGTGGTCACGCTCACCGCGATGGGCGGGAACGACAACACCGGGCTACTGCTGTTCGGATTCGTGCTGCTCGGGTTCGGGCTGGAGACGACGCTCTTCGGGGCGTACGAGTCGATGCTGAGCGAGGCGCCGCCGGCGCAGGCGGGTGGGGCGGCGGCGATCGGTGAGACCTCGTACCAGCTGGGGGCGGGGATCGGGATCGCGCTTCTGGGGAGTGTGATGAACGCGGCGTACACGCCCGGACTGTCGTCCGTACCGGGGGTCTCGCCGGGGGACTCCGCTGCGGCGGGACACTCGCTGGGAGAGGCGTACGACGTCGCTGCGCGGCTCGGCGGGGTGCGGGGGGCGGCCCTGCGTCATGCGGCTCGGGACTCCTTCGTGCACGGGCTGCATGTGACGTTGCTCGTCAGTGCGGGATTGTTGTTGGTGGGGGCGGGGATGGCGTTGCGGTTGCCTCGGGTCATGGAGTGTGGGGTGCCCGCGGCGGGCTCGGCGGAGATTCCGGCGCCTCGAGGGGTTGCGGAGTCCCGCGTCTCGGCGTAG
- a CDS encoding glycosyltransferase family 39 protein: MTDLETPLATPPGASAPRRAAPALLGYAAVRALGVLTLALWSAANGKSAHTLLTARWDSLWYTRVADLGYGYEVRLPNGDVHSNLAFFPLLPWLERLVSALTPLSYADAGLLVSTLASLAAAWGIFAVADHVYGPRVGVCAVLVWAVLPVGVVQSMAYSESLFTALAAWSLYAVLTGRWVTAGLLAAFAGLTRPVGAAVVAALWVAAIASFVRDRSAHPAHGAPVLRRALGMLLAPLGAAGYVLWVGHRTGKGPLGYLDVQAGWRNGFDGGYAFARFVGDKFTSFPSALAGVGLIVGVALVVWLYVTCVRQGQPLALLVYAGIVIALALCASSYFGSKPRLLLPAFPLVLPLALALARLRTSRSALILGGVALACALYGGFWLNGSGPP; encoded by the coding sequence GTGACCGATCTTGAGACGCCCCTCGCGACGCCGCCCGGCGCGAGCGCGCCACGCCGGGCCGCGCCCGCCCTCCTCGGGTACGCCGCGGTACGGGCCCTGGGCGTCCTCACGCTCGCGCTGTGGAGCGCGGCGAACGGCAAGAGCGCCCACACACTGCTGACGGCCCGCTGGGACTCGCTCTGGTACACCCGCGTCGCCGATCTCGGCTACGGCTACGAGGTGCGGCTGCCCAACGGTGACGTGCACTCGAACCTCGCGTTCTTCCCGCTGCTGCCCTGGCTGGAGCGGCTCGTCTCGGCGCTCACCCCTCTGTCGTACGCGGATGCCGGGCTGCTGGTCAGCACGCTGGCCTCGCTCGCCGCGGCCTGGGGGATCTTCGCCGTCGCGGACCACGTGTACGGCCCCCGTGTGGGCGTCTGCGCGGTGCTGGTCTGGGCGGTGCTGCCGGTCGGTGTCGTGCAGTCGATGGCGTACAGCGAGTCCCTGTTCACGGCGCTCGCCGCCTGGTCGCTCTACGCGGTGCTGACCGGCCGCTGGGTGACGGCCGGCCTGCTCGCCGCCTTCGCCGGCCTGACCCGCCCGGTGGGAGCCGCGGTGGTCGCGGCCCTGTGGGTGGCCGCCATCGCCTCGTTCGTGCGGGATCGGAGCGCGCACCCCGCGCACGGCGCGCCGGTGCTCCGACGCGCCCTCGGCATGCTCCTCGCGCCGCTCGGCGCCGCCGGGTACGTGCTCTGGGTCGGCCACCGCACGGGGAAGGGGCCGCTCGGCTATCTCGACGTCCAGGCGGGCTGGCGCAACGGATTCGACGGCGGGTACGCGTTCGCCCGCTTCGTGGGCGACAAGTTCACGTCATTTCCGTCGGCTCTGGCCGGCGTCGGACTGATCGTCGGAGTCGCACTGGTCGTCTGGCTGTACGTGACGTGTGTACGACAGGGCCAGCCGTTGGCGCTGCTGGTGTACGCGGGGATCGTCATCGCGCTCGCCCTGTGCGCGTCGAGTTACTTCGGCTCGAAACCGCGCCTCCTGTTGCCCGCTTTCCCCCTCGTGCTCCCCCTCGCGCTGGCCCTGGCCCGACTACGTACGTCCAGGTCAGCGCTGATTCTCGGTGGCGTGGCGTTGGCCTGCGCGCTCTACGGAGGGTTCTGGCTGAACGGCTCCGGTCCGCCGTGA
- a CDS encoding cell division protein SepF, which yields MGSVRKASAWLGLVDDNDDERYYDDDNYAEGQDSGDAWVTDPRVKVASETAEETGRRIGTVTPDSFRDARGIGELFREGVPVIINLTAMEPADAKRVVDFAAGLTFGLHGTIERVATRVFLLTPANTEIVSGEAPGRQTDGFFNQS from the coding sequence ATGGGATCGGTGCGCAAGGCGAGTGCCTGGCTTGGCCTCGTCGACGACAACGATGACGAGCGTTACTACGACGACGACAACTACGCCGAAGGACAGGACTCCGGCGATGCCTGGGTCACGGATCCACGCGTGAAGGTCGCGTCCGAGACGGCGGAAGAGACAGGCCGCCGGATCGGCACGGTCACCCCGGACAGTTTCCGGGACGCACGCGGCATCGGCGAACTCTTCCGGGAGGGCGTCCCGGTCATCATCAACCTCACGGCCATGGAGCCCGCCGACGCCAAGCGCGTGGTGGACTTCGCGGCCGGTCTGACCTTCGGCCTGCACGGCACCATCGAGCGGGTCGCCACCCGGGTCTTCCTGCTGACCCCTGCCAACACCGAGATCGTCAGCGGCGAGGCCCCGGGACGCCAGACGGACGGCTTCTTCAACCAGAGCTGA
- a CDS encoding ABC transporter substrate-binding protein → MPFLLGAALVLGTAACGSRLPESDFEHRTTPAPQNTAPLRVGIVTSATSPVGGSAFTGPRDGAKAYFDRLNARGGIGGRPVEVRTCDDGGSGVGDNACVHRLIDEDKVVALVATTALDYAGASRVSAAGVPDIGGQPIGAAYDTYPHLYGVYGSLAPREGTPGWGGKLYGGTEVYRYFKRVQGARTAAVISYNQSASAAYARLVTRGLKAEGYQVVTEQVDFALPNFRAAAADLKDQGADLVFDALDTHGNAQLCKAMDDVGAEVIAKVTNVQNWTSTVPEDYKDAPRCRNALWATGSSRNYEDTSDAAVRAFRDATKGLPTHSQWQLEGWAAAMWFTDAAKSCAKTGVTRACVDRFMNRGAPYTADGLLIPVSSERLPAPPKTRRTCVSVARWEDGRGWVSQGDMNSDCFEVPQLSYEP, encoded by the coding sequence CTGCCGTTCCTGCTGGGCGCGGCGCTCGTCCTGGGCACGGCGGCCTGCGGCAGCCGCCTGCCCGAGAGCGACTTCGAGCACCGGACCACGCCCGCCCCGCAGAACACCGCCCCGCTGCGCGTCGGCATCGTCACCAGCGCCACCAGCCCCGTCGGTGGCTCCGCCTTCACCGGCCCCCGCGACGGGGCCAAGGCCTACTTCGACCGCCTCAACGCGCGCGGGGGCATCGGCGGCCGCCCGGTCGAGGTGCGCACCTGCGACGACGGCGGCAGCGGCGTGGGCGACAACGCGTGCGTGCACCGGCTCATCGACGAGGACAAGGTCGTCGCCCTCGTCGCCACCACCGCCCTCGACTACGCGGGCGCCTCCCGCGTGTCCGCCGCCGGAGTACCCGACATCGGCGGACAGCCCATCGGCGCGGCCTACGACACCTATCCGCACCTCTACGGGGTCTACGGCAGCCTCGCGCCCCGCGAGGGAACACCTGGCTGGGGCGGGAAGCTGTACGGCGGCACGGAGGTCTACCGCTACTTCAAGCGCGTCCAGGGCGCCCGTACGGCCGCCGTGATCTCCTACAACCAGTCCGCGTCGGCCGCGTACGCCCGGCTCGTCACCCGGGGTCTGAAGGCCGAGGGCTACCAGGTGGTCACCGAACAGGTCGACTTCGCGCTGCCCAACTTCCGCGCCGCCGCGGCCGATCTGAAGGACCAGGGCGCCGACCTCGTCTTCGACGCCCTCGACACGCACGGCAACGCCCAGCTGTGCAAGGCGATGGACGACGTCGGCGCCGAGGTCATCGCCAAGGTCACCAACGTGCAGAACTGGACCTCCACCGTCCCCGAGGACTACAAGGACGCCCCGCGCTGCCGCAACGCCCTGTGGGCGACCGGATCCAGCAGGAACTACGAGGACACCTCCGACGCCGCCGTCCGCGCGTTCCGGGACGCCACCAAGGGCCTGCCGACGCACTCCCAGTGGCAGCTGGAGGGCTGGGCGGCCGCGATGTGGTTCACGGACGCCGCGAAGTCCTGCGCGAAAACGGGCGTCACACGCGCGTGTGTCGACCGCTTCATGAACCGCGGCGCCCCGTACACCGCCGACGGCCTGCTGATCCCCGTCTCCTCCGAGCGCCTGCCCGCGCCTCCGAAGACCCGCCGGACCTGCGTCTCGGTGGCCCGCTGGGAGGACGGCAGGGGCTGGGTCTCCCAGGGCGACATGAACAGCGACTGCTTCGAGGTGCCGCAACTGTCGTACGAGCCCTGA
- a CDS encoding acyl-CoA dehydrogenase family protein, producing MSASPKLPPFDPTDPLGLDDLLDPEDLAIRDTVRTWAADRVLPYVAEWYEKGELPGIRELARELGGIGALGMSLEGYGCAGATAVQYGLACLELEAADSGIRSLVSVQGSLAMYAIHRFGSEEQKQRWLPGMAAGEVIGCFGLTEPDHGSDPGAMRTYAKRDGGDWVLNGRKMWITNGSVAGVAVVWAQSEDGIRGFVVPTDAPGFSAPEIKHKWSLRASVTSELVLDDVRLPADAVLPDVTGLKGPLSCLSHARYGIVWGSMGAARASFEAAVEYAKTREQFGRPIGGFQLTQAKLADMAVELHKGILLAHHLGRRMDAGRLRPEQVSFGKLNNVREAIEICRTARTILGANGISLEYPVMRHATNLESVLTYEGTVEMHQLVLGKALTGLDAFR from the coding sequence ATGTCCGCGTCCCCGAAGCTCCCGCCCTTCGACCCCACCGACCCCCTCGGCCTCGACGACCTCCTGGACCCGGAGGACCTGGCGATCCGGGACACCGTACGGACCTGGGCCGCGGACCGCGTGCTGCCGTACGTCGCCGAGTGGTACGAGAAGGGCGAGCTGCCCGGGATCCGGGAGCTGGCGCGCGAACTGGGCGGGATCGGGGCCCTCGGGATGTCGTTGGAGGGGTACGGATGCGCGGGCGCGACCGCCGTGCAGTACGGGCTCGCCTGTCTGGAGCTGGAGGCCGCCGACTCGGGCATCCGGTCCCTCGTCTCCGTGCAGGGCTCCCTCGCCATGTACGCCATTCATCGGTTCGGGAGCGAGGAGCAGAAGCAGCGGTGGCTGCCGGGCATGGCCGCCGGTGAGGTCATCGGGTGCTTCGGGCTGACCGAGCCCGACCACGGGTCCGACCCGGGCGCCATGCGGACGTACGCCAAGCGCGACGGCGGCGACTGGGTGCTCAACGGGCGCAAGATGTGGATCACGAACGGGTCCGTGGCCGGGGTCGCGGTCGTCTGGGCGCAGAGTGAGGACGGGATTCGGGGGTTCGTCGTGCCCACCGACGCCCCCGGGTTCTCCGCTCCCGAGATCAAGCACAAGTGGTCCCTGCGGGCGAGCGTGACCAGCGAGCTCGTACTCGACGACGTACGGCTGCCCGCCGACGCCGTACTGCCGGACGTGACCGGGCTCAAGGGCCCGCTCAGCTGTCTGTCGCACGCGCGGTACGGGATCGTGTGGGGCTCGATGGGCGCCGCGCGGGCCAGTTTCGAGGCCGCCGTCGAGTACGCGAAGACGCGCGAGCAGTTCGGGCGGCCCATCGGCGGCTTCCAGCTCACCCAGGCCAAGCTGGCGGACATGGCGGTGGAACTGCACAAGGGGATTCTGCTCGCCCACCACCTGGGGCGGCGCATGGACGCGGGACGGCTCCGTCCCGAGCAGGTCAGCTTCGGCAAGCTCAACAACGTACGGGAGGCGATCGAGATCTGCCGGACCGCCCGTACCATCCTCGGTGCCAACGGGATCTCGCTCGAGTACCCCGTGATGCGGCACGCGACCAACCTCGAATCGGTGCTCACCTACGAGGGCACCGTCGAGATGCATCAACTCGTGCTGGGCAAGGCGCTCACCGGACTCGACGCCTTTCGGTGA
- the ctaD gene encoding cytochrome c oxidase subunit I: protein MGTETAHATARPVYRRRRPGRLAVDWLTTTDHKKIGHLYLITSFAFFLIGGLMALVMRAELARPGLQIVDNNQFNQLFTLHGTIMLLLFATPTFAGFANEIMPLQIGSPDVAFPRLNMLSYWFFLFGGLIVLSSLMVPDGPASFGWFAYAPLNSLERSPNIGADMWIMGLALTGFGTILGAVNFITTIVGMRAPGMTMFRLPIFTWNILFTSILVLFAFPVLAAALLVLEADRRFGSVVFEAANGGALLWQHLFWFFGHPEVYIIALPFFGIITEILPVFSRKPVFGYLTLVAATMAITGLSIVVWAHHMFATGAVLLPFFSFMSFMIAVPTGVKFFNWSGTMIKGSLSFETPMLWAIGFLVSFLFGGLTGVILASPPMDFEVTDSYFVVAHFHYVVFGTVVFATFGGFYFWWPKFTGKMLDERLGKIHFWTLFVGFHTTFLVQHWLGAEGMPRRYADYLAADGFTALNTVSTIGAFLLGMSTLPFLYNVWKTSRYGTKVEVDDPWGFGRSLEWATSCPPPRHNFVTLPRIRSESPAFDLHHPQYGAVPQESAPAPGTAGPAPS from the coding sequence ATGGGCACGGAGACCGCGCACGCGACGGCGCGACCCGTATACAGGAGGCGGCGACCGGGGCGGCTCGCCGTGGACTGGCTCACCACGACGGACCACAAGAAGATCGGCCACCTCTACCTGATCACGTCTTTCGCCTTCTTCCTCATCGGCGGTCTGATGGCGTTGGTGATGCGCGCCGAACTCGCCCGGCCCGGTCTGCAGATCGTGGACAACAACCAGTTCAACCAGTTGTTCACCCTGCACGGCACGATCATGCTGCTGCTGTTCGCCACCCCGACCTTCGCCGGGTTCGCCAACGAGATCATGCCGCTGCAGATCGGCTCCCCGGACGTCGCCTTCCCCCGCCTGAACATGCTGTCGTACTGGTTCTTCCTCTTCGGCGGCCTGATCGTCCTCAGCTCGCTCATGGTGCCCGACGGGCCCGCCTCCTTCGGCTGGTTCGCCTATGCCCCGCTCAACAGCCTGGAGCGCTCGCCGAACATCGGCGCCGACATGTGGATCATGGGCCTGGCGCTGACGGGCTTCGGCACGATCCTCGGCGCGGTGAACTTCATCACGACCATCGTCGGGATGCGGGCCCCCGGCATGACGATGTTCCGGCTGCCGATCTTCACCTGGAACATCCTCTTCACCTCGATCCTCGTCCTCTTCGCGTTCCCGGTGCTCGCGGCGGCGCTGCTGGTCCTGGAGGCGGACCGGCGCTTCGGTTCGGTGGTGTTCGAGGCGGCCAACGGCGGCGCGCTGCTGTGGCAGCACCTGTTCTGGTTCTTCGGGCATCCCGAGGTCTACATCATCGCGTTGCCGTTCTTCGGGATCATCACGGAGATCCTGCCGGTCTTCAGCAGGAAACCGGTCTTCGGTTATCTGACGCTGGTCGCCGCGACGATGGCCATCACCGGTCTGTCGATCGTGGTGTGGGCGCACCACATGTTCGCGACGGGCGCGGTGCTGCTGCCGTTCTTCTCCTTCATGTCGTTCATGATCGCGGTGCCCACGGGGGTGAAGTTCTTCAACTGGAGCGGGACGATGATCAAGGGCTCGCTCTCCTTCGAGACGCCCATGCTGTGGGCCATCGGTTTCCTGGTGTCGTTCCTGTTCGGCGGTCTGACCGGAGTGATCCTGGCCTCGCCGCCGATGGACTTCGAGGTCACCGACTCGTACTTCGTGGTCGCGCACTTCCACTACGTCGTTTTCGGCACCGTCGTCTTCGCGACTTTCGGCGGCTTCTACTTCTGGTGGCCCAAGTTCACCGGCAAGATGCTCGACGAACGGCTCGGCAAGATCCATTTCTGGACGCTCTTCGTCGGCTTCCACACGACGTTCCTGGTGCAGCACTGGCTGGGTGCCGAGGGCATGCCGCGCCGGTACGCGGACTATCTGGCCGCCGACGGCTTCACGGCGCTCAACACCGTCTCGACGATCGGCGCGTTCCTGCTGGGCATGTCGACGCTGCCGTTCCTCTACAACGTCTGGAAGACGTCCCGGTACGGCACGAAGGTCGAGGTGGACGACCCCTGGGGCTTCGGCCGCTCCCTGGAGTGGGCGACCTCGTGTCCGCCGCCCCGGCACAACTTCGTCACGCTGCCCCGGATCCGCTCCGAGAGCCCCGCGTTCGACCTGCACCATCCCCAGTACGGGGCGGTCCCCCAGGAGAGCGCTCCAGCGCCCGGGACAGCCGGTCCCGCGCCGTCCTGA
- a CDS encoding I78 family peptidase inhibitor, giving the protein MAPIPTPPAEPQDSPQAYVGLEARSAEHRAREHGWSTVRSLPPGAIITMEYRTGRLNFEVTDGLVTRCWKG; this is encoded by the coding sequence ATGGCACCCATTCCCACCCCGCCCGCAGAGCCCCAGGACAGTCCGCAGGCCTATGTCGGCCTGGAGGCGAGGAGCGCCGAGCACCGCGCTCGGGAGCACGGCTGGTCCACGGTGCGCTCGCTGCCGCCCGGCGCGATCATCACCATGGAGTACCGCACGGGGCGGCTGAACTTCGAGGTCACCGACGGTCTGGTGACCCGCTGCTGGAAGGGCTGA
- a CDS encoding phosphatase PAP2 family protein, with amino-acid sequence MRTERNLTRLDRVFARLDREPERPANIDVPKMSRHRVVLFGATLAFYVAIVWAVAITSWLVRFDWQVMFFRPYQQWPEIHAFLDYYVVLGQRGPTAVMVAAWLGWRSWRQHTLRPMLTLGASLLLLNITVGAAKLGMGRLGPHYAITIGSNEMGLGGDIFPSGHTANAVVTWGILAYLASTPRARRWLSALSAVTSLGVGLTTVYLGTHWLSDVLLGWAAGLLILLALPWCEPLIARAETGLFTLRDAWRARRGRAVPAPAEAPVGSPVGVPVLVKQSVPVDEEAPARGALPTARPPRAPVYLAPGPHTTRSERTPVTPVGSRRPPHSDRVARTTTASSARPLTGG; translated from the coding sequence GTGCGTACCGAACGAAACCTCACCCGTCTGGACCGGGTCTTCGCCCGGTTGGACCGTGAGCCGGAACGGCCGGCGAACATCGATGTGCCGAAGATGAGCAGGCACAGGGTTGTGCTCTTCGGAGCCACCCTGGCCTTCTACGTGGCCATCGTGTGGGCCGTTGCGATCACATCGTGGCTGGTCCGGTTCGACTGGCAGGTCATGTTCTTCCGGCCCTATCAGCAGTGGCCGGAGATCCACGCGTTCCTCGACTACTACGTGGTGCTGGGCCAGCGCGGCCCCACCGCCGTGATGGTCGCCGCGTGGCTGGGCTGGCGCTCCTGGCGGCAGCACACCCTGCGCCCGATGCTCACGCTGGGCGCCTCGCTGCTGCTGCTCAACATCACGGTCGGCGCCGCGAAGCTCGGCATGGGCCGCCTCGGCCCGCACTACGCCATCACGATCGGCTCGAACGAGATGGGTCTGGGCGGCGATATATTCCCTTCGGGCCACACCGCGAACGCCGTCGTGACCTGGGGAATCCTGGCCTATCTGGCCTCCACCCCGCGGGCGAGGCGCTGGCTGTCGGCGCTGTCCGCCGTGACCTCGCTCGGCGTCGGCCTCACCACCGTCTACCTCGGTACGCACTGGCTGAGCGATGTGCTGCTGGGCTGGGCCGCCGGTCTGCTGATCCTGCTGGCGCTGCCGTGGTGCGAGCCGCTGATCGCCCGCGCCGAGACCGGTCTGTTCACCCTGCGCGACGCCTGGCGCGCCCGCCGCGGCCGTGCGGTGCCCGCCCCGGCCGAGGCTCCGGTCGGCTCCCCGGTCGGTGTGCCCGTGCTGGTCAAGCAGTCGGTCCCGGTGGACGAGGAGGCTCCGGCGCGCGGGGCGCTGCCCACCGCCCGCCCGCCCCGGGCGCCGGTGTACCTGGCGCCCGGACCCCACACGACCCGCTCGGAGCGCACCCCGGTCACCCCGGTCGGCAGCCGCCGTCCACCGCACTCGGACCGCGTGGCGCGCACCACCACGGCGTCGTCCGCCCGGCCGCTGACAGGCGGCTGA
- a CDS encoding YafY family protein: MLETSARLLRLLSLLQAHREWSGADLADRLGVTSRTIRRDVDRLRELGYPVNASPGTGGGYQLGAGAELPPLLLDDDEAVAVAVGLRTAAGQGIEGIGETSVRALAKLEQVLPSRLRRRVSALNAFTVPMLRGPQPSAVDPGVLTELANACRDGERLRFEYRDHGGSPTRRNVEPHRLVCTERRWYLVAWDVDRDDWRTFRADRITPTPPHGPRFTPRTPPAEDLAAYVSQGVSTRAYASRAVVRLFVPLAEAAERISPSAGTLEASGEDSCVLRTGAAGLDVMVIHVMLMGFEFEVLEPVDLTDAIRTARDRLSRALERSPGGPPRTGDGAGRTRGSRSGSGAA; the protein is encoded by the coding sequence ATGTTGGAGACATCGGCACGGCTGCTGCGGTTGCTCTCACTGCTGCAGGCCCACCGCGAATGGTCCGGGGCCGATCTGGCGGACCGTCTGGGCGTCACGTCCCGCACGATCCGCCGCGATGTGGACCGGCTGCGCGAGCTGGGCTATCCCGTCAACGCCAGCCCGGGCACGGGGGGCGGCTACCAGCTCGGCGCGGGAGCCGAGCTGCCGCCGCTGCTGCTGGACGACGACGAGGCGGTGGCCGTCGCGGTCGGGCTGCGCACGGCCGCCGGGCAGGGCATCGAGGGGATCGGCGAGACCTCCGTACGCGCTCTCGCCAAGCTCGAACAGGTGCTGCCGAGCCGACTGCGCCGCCGTGTGAGCGCCCTCAACGCCTTCACCGTGCCGATGCTGCGCGGCCCCCAGCCCTCCGCCGTGGACCCGGGCGTGCTCACGGAACTCGCCAACGCCTGCCGCGACGGTGAGCGGCTGCGCTTCGAGTACCGCGACCACGGCGGCTCCCCGACCCGCCGGAACGTCGAACCGCACCGCCTGGTGTGCACCGAACGCCGCTGGTACCTGGTCGCCTGGGACGTCGACCGCGACGACTGGCGCACGTTCCGGGCCGACCGCATCACCCCCACGCCTCCGCACGGACCCCGCTTCACCCCCCGTACGCCACCGGCCGAGGACCTGGCGGCGTACGTCTCCCAAGGGGTCTCCACGCGCGCGTACGCCTCGCGGGCGGTCGTCCGGCTCTTCGTGCCCCTGGCAGAGGCGGCCGAGCGGATCTCCCCCTCGGCGGGAACGCTGGAAGCCTCCGGGGAGGACAGCTGCGTCCTGCGCACCGGCGCCGCCGGCCTCGACGTGATGGTGATTCACGTGATGCTGATGGGCTTCGAGTTCGAGGTCCTGGAGCCGGTCGACCTCACCGACGCGATCAGGACGGCGCGGGACCGGCTGTCCCGGGCGCTGGAGCGCTCTCCTGGGGGACCGCCCCGTACTGGGGATGGTGCAGGTCGAACGCGGGGCTCTCGGAGCGGATCCGGGGCAGCGTGA